The DNA sequence TGATATCGGAATTGATATTAATGAACGACCAAGAAAAACAAGACCTAAACGAACTCAAACACCAAATGCGCGCACAAAAACACCTCATGTTCCACCGCCGCAACTGGCTCCGCCACAACGCCATGGTCCCCAAAGGCTTCCTACGCTACCACGTCCTAGAAGCCCTCAGCGACAAACCCATGTCAGGCAGCGAACTCATGGAAGAAATCCAGAAACGCGCCGGCGGACACTGGAAACCCAGCCCCGGCTCCATCTACCCCCTGCTCGCATGGCTCCAAGACAACAGATACATAGCTGAATTGCCCCATGAAAACGGGCTTAAACGCTACCAGCTAACCGCAAGCGGCAAAGAATTCTTCGAGGAACAAAGCAAAGCACGCGAAAAATTCCGCGAAGACGCCGGCTTTATGGCTTACCCCTTCTTTGGCCGCTCCTTAGGAAAGATACCTGAAGAGAAAACCAACGAGATTCGCCAATCCATGAAGCGGCTGCTTGTAGCCTCGCTTAAGCTGGGCAAAACCTTCAAGGAAAACTACTCTGAGCAGGACCTTAACGAAGCCCTCAAAACCCTAAATGAAGCCTCCGACAAGCTCGAGGCACTCAACGCAAAGCGGCAGGGCGAGAAAGCATGAGCCAAAACCGCAGCGAAGACGTCATTGTAGTTGAGGGCTTAACTAAGGTCTTCAACGGCAACCTCACCGCAGTTGACCACATAGACTTCAGTGTGAAGCGGGGCGAAATCTTTGGTTTTCTGGGCCCCAACGGCGCGGGCAAAACCACCACCATCAAGATGCTAATCACGGTGCTTAGGCCCACTGAGGGAAAAGCCTCGATTCTAGGCGGTGACATCGCTAAGCAAAGCATGGCGGTGCGCTCAGGCATAGGTGTGGTTCCCCAAGAATACACCGCCGACGAGGATTTGACTGCTATGGAGAATATTTTGCTTTGCGCTGACCTCTACGGTATCCCCCGCGCTGTCTCCAAGAAGCGCTCGCTTGACCTGCTTAACCTTGTCGAGTTGACGGCTTTTAAGGATAAGCGTGTTCAAACCTTTTCGGGTGGTATGCGTAGGCGGCTGGAGCTGGCATGCGGCTTAATCAACCGCCCCAAAGTGCTCTTCCTCGACGAGCCAACCTTGGGTTTGGATGTTCAGACCAGAGCCGCCACATGGAATTATGTGAAGATGCTCAAGAAGGAATTCGGCATGACCTTGTTTCTCACCACCCACTACCTTGAAGAGGCAGATGCCCTCTGCGACCGCATCGCCATCATTGACCACGGCAAAATCGTTGTGGTGGGAAGCCCCAGCGAGCTTAAAGACAGCTTAGGCGGAGACATAATCACGCTCTCTATACAGAAAGAACAAGAAGACATTACTGAGTTCATCGGCAAAGTGGAGCATGTTAAAGAGGTTAAACGGGAAAACGGCAGCTACACCATCACTTCAAGCAACGGAGAATTAACCGCGCCGCTTATCATCGAAGCACTCAGAAAAAGCGGACATGTAGTCACCAAGCTGGCGTTGGCAAAGCCCAGTTTAAACGAGGTCTACATGCAGTACACAGGCAAATCTATGCGCGACGAGGAGTCACATGAAGGAGTTATGTCTCAGCGGATAGCTATGCGGAGGGCACACCGATGAGCCAAGCTAATGAAACACAGGTTTCCACCAGCCGCTTCCATGGGCTTTGGGCGCTCACTAACCGGGAACTTAAGAAATGGTATCAGCAGCCCTTCGTCTTTGCCATGGGGATAATTCAGCCGGTTCTCTGGCTGGCTCTTTTAGGCAAAGCCATGAACCTGAGCTCCATGATACCCACCAGCATCCCCGGGGTAAGCTCCGATGCAATCATGATGGCGACGTTTGGCACCACCGACTACTTCAGCTTTATGGCTATGGGGATGGTGGCGTTCACCACTGTCTTCACAACCGCCTTCACGGGCATGTCGGTTGTGTGGGATAAACGATTGGGCTTCATGAACAAGGTGCTCAGTACACCCGTCTCGCGCTCCTCGATTATCCTCTCCAAGGTGTTCTCGGCTAGCATACGCGCCATATTCCAAGCAGGCATCGTTGCACTCGTCGCCTTCGCGTTGGGGCTTGTAACAGGCACCAACTTTGCATGGTGGAGCATACTGGGTGTCTTCGCGATTGTGTTCCTCATAAGCGTTGGGTTATCCTCGATGTTCACTGCTCTGACGCTGCGTGCCACCCGAATGGAGATGCCTCAGGCGCTCTTCCAGCTGATCACGTTGCCCTTGATGTTTGCCAGCAGCGCCTACTTCCCCATCGACAAGATGCCAGGGTGGCTCCAGGCCATAGCCAGCGT is a window from the Candidatus Bathyarchaeota archaeon genome containing:
- a CDS encoding PadR family transcriptional regulator, with translation MNDQEKQDLNELKHQMRAQKHLMFHRRNWLRHNAMVPKGFLRYHVLEALSDKPMSGSELMEEIQKRAGGHWKPSPGSIYPLLAWLQDNRYIAELPHENGLKRYQLTASGKEFFEEQSKAREKFREDAGFMAYPFFGRSLGKIPEEKTNEIRQSMKRLLVASLKLGKTFKENYSEQDLNEALKTLNEASDKLEALNAKRQGEKA
- a CDS encoding ATP-binding cassette domain-containing protein, encoding MSQNRSEDVIVVEGLTKVFNGNLTAVDHIDFSVKRGEIFGFLGPNGAGKTTTIKMLITVLRPTEGKASILGGDIAKQSMAVRSGIGVVPQEYTADEDLTAMENILLCADLYGIPRAVSKKRSLDLLNLVELTAFKDKRVQTFSGGMRRRLELACGLINRPKVLFLDEPTLGLDVQTRAATWNYVKMLKKEFGMTLFLTTHYLEEADALCDRIAIIDHGKIVVVGSPSELKDSLGGDIITLSIQKEQEDITEFIGKVEHVKEVKRENGSYTITSSNGELTAPLIIEALRKSGHVVTKLALAKPSLNEVYMQYTGKSMRDEESHEGVMSQRIAMRRAHR
- a CDS encoding ABC transporter permease, which codes for MSQANETQVSTSRFHGLWALTNRELKKWYQQPFVFAMGIIQPVLWLALLGKAMNLSSMIPTSIPGVSSDAIMMATFGTTDYFSFMAMGMVAFTTVFTTAFTGMSVVWDKRLGFMNKVLSTPVSRSSIILSKVFSASIRAIFQAGIVALVAFALGLVTGTNFAWWSILGVFAIVFLISVGLSSMFTALTLRATRMEMPQALFQLITLPLMFASSAYFPIDKMPGWLQAIASVNPISYTIDAVRRLMIFSDGYGPLVLDFAFVGVFAAVVTVICVVLSWRYLNK